CTCTACTACAGCTTACGCGATACAGTTTTTGGGCGATCGCCTTAAATCCGGCGAATTAAAAGATATCATAGGCGTCCCCACCTCGTTTCAGGCGGAAGTGTTAGCCAGAGAGTACGGCATTCCCCTGACGACACTGGATGTAATCGATCGGATCGATATCGCCATTGACGGTGCCGATGAAGTTGACCCCCAACTCAATTTAATCAAAGGTGGCGGCGCTGCCCACACCCGCGAGAAAGTCGTCGATACCCTCGCTGCCGAGTTTATCGTAGTTGTGGATAGTTCCAAACTGGTAGACAAACTCGGTTCCACCTTCAAGGTACCTGTAGAAGTCATACCGATGGCATACGCACCCGTAATGCGTGCCATTGAAAAACTCGGCGGCAAACCAGAATTGCGAATGGGCGTCAAAAAAGCTGGCCCAGTAGTTACCGATCAGGGAAATATGGTAATCGATGTCAAATTTGACAGCATTGACAACCCAGCCGAACTAGAGAAAACACTTAACAACATTCCCGGTGTTCTCGAAAATGGCTTATTTGTCAACACCACAAATTTAGTGTTGGTAGGTGAAATCAAGGACGGACAGCCTTCCGTGCGCGAGATTGTCAAAGGCTAGAGTTATTTTCTCAGAAAACCGTTTTCTTGAAGAAACCGGTTTTCTGAGCAATTGCTAACTAAAAAAGACCAAAACTTTTTGTTGCTATCTTAAACTTTTTTAAAATAAAAAACCTATCTTGCGATCGACTTTTGGTTGAGCTTGTTGGGCTTTTCAATCATTAAAAATAATCTATCTGTCAACCGCCCCACCCACTCTTGGGATGGGGCTTGTAACTAACCAGAAAACCTAGCTGAAACATCTGGGTTATTGACCGAACCCTGCTCCTCCGTCTTTTGGGTAGAGGAGAGAAAATAATCATCGCGAATATTCCTAGAACGCCAGTCCACTAGAATAAATTGACAAAAACAACGAAATATGTTTTGTGTAGGGGCTTTCGCATTTGGGCGACAATTTATTGCACAAAACCCAAGATTTTCTGTCCAAATGCTTCGCCCTGCCGCAGTCTAAAGCTTATTCCACATTATGTTGCTTTTGTCAAGCTCTTTTACTGGACTGTGATTCCACTATTAACTTCACCAATGTTGCGGAAGTAGATTTAGAATTGTCCCAACAAAACGGTACTTCGCAAACTGCGCTTTTCTTCCTCTACAGTAGCGGTGGAAATCGCTATATAGGTTACGATCTGGATGCCTCCGGGCCTGGTAATGCTGTGAGTATTACACAGTTTGATGTCTCGCCGATGCCATCAAACGTTATGATGTTCAACCAAATAGGTTGGATATTTTATCATCTGCTTGACATTAAGCTAAAGCTGACCTGGGCATTTGTCCAGGTCACTTTCGATTGTTTTCCGTTATACAATCTCTACCGAGGATGAGCGTTAGGCAATAATAGATCGAGTTTCCTGGTGTGATATGGTTAGCCTTTTGGCTGGGTAAGTTAGAAGTAAGTAACCCTTTTGGTGTTATAATTCTGCAAACAAAAAATTGGCTGTTCTGACTGAAACCCTTGTTAGTAATATTACAGATGGGTGCATTTACAGATTTGGGTGGCGGGCGATCGCGTTTATACGGGTGCATTTACAAGGTTGCGATCGCAGGCAAGCCTCTTTTCATTGCTACTAACTTGAGGACGGTTAAAGGGTTATTTGTCAAAATTTTTACTACTTATACCAGAAGAGCCAAAAAGCCAAGTCTGGTCTGTGATTAATTTTTCCATTCGGAAAAAATTCTGTTACGATCGTCGATCGACCTCACTATTCAGTATAATTATCTACCCCATTGTCAGCCTTATCAAAAGGTGAGAAGTTTTTATGAGCCTTTGCCAAACAGTACTTTCCAAATAAATTGTTTGAATTCACATAGTTAAGTGCCTTTGCAAATCTCCCTTAAGGAGGATACGCTATAAAAGTTTGTACGTATTCTCCCTATTGGCCTGATAATCAGGAGGATAAAATTACTTTTTTTCAGTACATCTACCGAAGAGGATAAAAAAGTGGATAACTATAACACAACATCCGGCAAAGATTTCCTGACTTCCTCATCCATTACTGACATAATTCGGGCATTTGCAGGTGATGACATCGTTTTCGGGATGGAAGGGGATGACATTATCAACGGTAACGAAGACTCAGATATCCTCAATGGCAACCAAGGCAAAGACCTTGTGCGTGGCGGTCAAGGCGACGATCTTGTTCGGGGCGGTCAAGATGATGACTGGGTTTTCGGAGACAAAGGCGACGATACCGTTTATGGGGATTTGGGCAACGATACA
This sequence is a window from Aerosakkonema funiforme FACHB-1375. Protein-coding genes within it:
- the rpiA gene encoding ribose-5-phosphate isomerase RpiA; this encodes MTAEMDASKLMKQQVGKAAADRVQSSSIVGLGTGSTTAYAIQFLGDRLKSGELKDIIGVPTSFQAEVLAREYGIPLTTLDVIDRIDIAIDGADEVDPQLNLIKGGGAAHTREKVVDTLAAEFIVVVDSSKLVDKLGSTFKVPVEVIPMAYAPVMRAIEKLGGKPELRMGVKKAGPVVTDQGNMVIDVKFDSIDNPAELEKTLNNIPGVLENGLFVNTTNLVLVGEIKDGQPSVREIVKG